One genomic region from Manis pentadactyla isolate mManPen7 chromosome 12, mManPen7.hap1, whole genome shotgun sequence encodes:
- the NDUFB7 gene encoding NADH dehydrogenase [ubiquinone] 1 beta subcomplex subunit 7 encodes MGAHLGRRYLGDASVEPDPLRMPTNPPDFGFPERKEREMVATQQQMNDAQLVLQQRDYCAHYLIRLLKCKRDSFPNFLACKHEQHDWDYCEHLDYVKRMKEFERERRLLQRKKRREQKEADMARGQGPGEVAPEVAL; translated from the exons ATGGGGGCGCACCTAGGCCGGCGCTACCTGGGCGATGCGTCGGTGGAGCCCGACCCCCTGCGAATGCCCACCAACCCTCCCGACTTCGGCTTTCCGGAGCGCAAGGAGCGCG AGATGGTGGCCACGCAGCAGCAGATGAATGACGCACAGCTGGTACTCCAGCAGCGGGACTACTGCGCCCACTACCTCATCCGGCTGCTCAAGTGCAAGCGCGACAGCTTCCCCAACTTCCTGGCCTGCAAGCATGAGCAGCACGACTGGGACTACTGCGAGCACCTGGA CTACGTGAAGCGCATGAAGGAGTTTGAGCGCGAGCGGCGGCTGCTCCAGCGGAAGAAGAGGCGGGAGCAGAAGGAGGCGGACATGGCAAGGGGTCAGGGGCCCGGCGAGGTGGCCCCTGAGGTGGCCCTGTAG